The Humulus lupulus chromosome 4, drHumLupu1.1, whole genome shotgun sequence genome has a window encoding:
- the LOC133830695 gene encoding replication protein A 70 kDa DNA-binding subunit B-like — MAAKAPTPDAISIILANPSPDTSTEMPDIVVQVLDLNAKGNRYMFTASDGKKKLKGILPSHITPQVISGDIQNLGLIRILDYSLNDIPSKSEKYVIITKCETVSPPLEMEIKDEIKSEGVGVFLKPKQEIEVKSEVKRADAGVLLKPKQEIISKSAAQIVHEQHGNMAPAGRMAMTRRVHPLVSLNPYQGSWTIKVRVTNKGNMRTYKNARGEGCVFNVELTDEEGTQIQATMFNEAARKFYDKFELGKVYYISKGTLKVANKQFKTVQNDYEMTLNENSEVEEVSSEAAFVPETKFNFVPIDMLGPYVSGKELVDVVGVVQSVSPTMSIRRKSNNESIPKRDITISDESKKTVVVSLWNELATSVGQQLLDIADQSPVVAIKSLKVGDFQGLSLSTLSRSMLMVNPDIPEAKNLKSWFDSEGKVASLASVGTGMSPSSRNGGRSMYNDRVSLSHITENPSLGDDKPAYFSIRAYVSFIKPDQTMWYRACKTCNKKVTEAIGSGFWCEGCQKNDEECCLRYILVIKASDASGEAYVSAFNEEAERIIGSSADELNTLKNQEGEDNLFEQKLKQATWVPHLFRISVSQNEYNNEKRQRLTVRAIAPVDYAVESRFLLEEISKMRAS, encoded by the exons ATGGCCGCAAAAGCTCCGACCCCAGATGCGATTTCAATCATACTCGCCAACCCTTCGCCGGACACCTCCACAGAGATGCCGGACATTGTtgtccaggtcctcgatctcaatgCCAAGGGTAACCGATACAT GTTTACTGCTAGTGATGGAAAGAAGAAGCTAAAAGGGATTCTCCCATCACATATTACTCCTCAGGTTATCTCAGGAGATATTCAGAATCTGGGTCTTATTCGCATTCTTGATTATTCTCTGAATGACATTCCAAGCAAGTCAGAAAA ATATGTTATTATTACCAAGTGTGAGACAGTTTCTCCTCCACTTGAAATGGAAATTAAGGACGAGATCAAGAGCGAGGGAGTTGGCGTTTTCTTGAAACCAAAACAAGAGATTGAGGTCAAGAGTGAGGTGAAAAGAGCGGATGCTGGTGTTTTGTTAAAGCCCAAGCAGGAAATCATTTCTAAATCAGCTGCTCAAATCGTTCATGAGCAGCATGGAAA TATGGCCCCAGCTGGACGGATGGCCATGACTCGCAGAGTTCATCCCCTTGTTTCTTTGAATCCTTATCAAGGCAGTTGGACAATAAAGGTCCGGGTTACAAACAAAGGAAACATGCGTACGTATAAAAATGCTAGAGGTGAAGGCTGTGTATTTAATGTGGAATTGACGGATGAAGAA GGAACCCAAATTCAAGCAACTATGTTTAATGAAGCTGCAAGGAAGTTCTATGACAAGTTTGAATTGGGGAAGGTTTATTATATTTCAAAGGGGACTCTTAAGGTTGCTAACAAGCAGTTTAAGACGGTGCAAAATGATTATGAGATGACTTTGAACGAGAACTCTGAAGTGGAGGAAGTAAGCAGTGAAGCAGCTTTTGTTCCTGAAACGAAATTCAATTTTGTCCCAATTGACATGTTGGGTCCCTATGTTAGCGGGAAGGAACTTGTTG ATGTTGTAGGTGTTGTTCAAAGTGTCTCCCCAACAATGAGCATCAGAAGAAAGAGCAACAATGAAAGTATTCCAAAGCGTGATATTACAATTTCTGATGAGAG TAAAAAGACGGTTGTGGTTTCCTTGTGGAATGAGCTTGCAACAAGTGTAGGCCAGCAATTGTTGGATATTGCCGATCAATCTCCTGTAGTTGCTATTAAGTCTCTCAAAGTTGGAGATTTTCAAG GCTTGTCTCTGTCAACATTAAGCAGAAGCATGCTAATGGTAAATCCAGATATACCAGAAGCAAAGAATTTGAAATCTTG GTTTGATTCTGAAGGTAAAGTGGCCTCGTTGGCATCTGTTGGCACTGGTATGAGCCCATCATCCAGGAATGGAGGAAGATCCATGTACAATGATAGAGTCTCTCTGTCTCATATAACTGAAAACCCATCCTTAGGCGATGACAAG CCTGCATATTTCAGCATCAGAGCATATGTTAGCTTTATCAAACCTGATCAGACAATGTGGTATCGGGCTTGCAAAACTTGTAACAAGAAAGTCACAGAAGCTATTGGTTCTGGTTTTTGGTGTGAAGGATGCCAGAAGAATGATGAAGAGTGCTGCTTAAG ATATATATTGGTGATTAAAGCATCAGATGCAAGTGGTGAAGCTTATGTTTCTGCATTTAATGAAGAAGCAGAAAGGATCATTGGGAGTTCAGCAGATGAGCTTAATACACTGAAAAATCAG GAGGGAGAAGACAACTTGTTTGAGCAAAAATTAAAACAAGCTACCTGGGTTCCTCATCTTTTCCGGATCAGTGTTTCTCAAAACGAGTACAACAATGAAAAGAGGCAAAGGTTAACAGTCAGGGCCATTGCCCCTGTTGATTATGCTGTTGAATCAAGATTTTTGCTAGAGGAGATATCAAAGATGAGAGCTTCCTGA